GGGCGATTTCGCTTTCTGGCTTCGTTTCTCCTCAGTCACAGAGCCCTGGCTATGCTCCTTCGTCGTGCCTCGCCAGAAAGCGAAATCGCCTCCAGCAAAACCGGAATTTATTTTTGCACAAACCCTAAGGGGAGAGATCATGACTTGGGCTGAGATTTGTGAAGATAGATTTCTGACAGCGCTGCCGTACCGAATCGAAACCAACCGCTGGGGCCAGGTGGTTATGAGTCCTCCTCCAAGACGCGAACACGCTGAATTCAGGCCTTTACTTTTGCGCCCTCGGACGTTGGGTCAATGATCCCAATGCGGCGTTGGGGTTCAAGAACTGCGGGCGGGCCGTGGATTTTTGCCTGCGGCATGGGCTGTGGGGTACGCGCGTGATCCTCATGATGGAGCCGGATTCGCAAGCGATCGTGATGACACTCGAACCGCCGCCCCGCACCCAAGCCGAGGACGAATTCTCGAACCGGCCCGAGGCCTGGTGAAATTGGTGGCCTTTGCCAGAAGGCTTGGGTTGGAACTACAGCTCCCGGATCCGACCCCACAGCGGCTCCAGATCGGTGTCGTTCAACGCCAGACTGCGGATTTCCTGCGCGTCACAAAGCTCGACGGCGACCTGAAGCCATTCCCAGGCTTCTTTCAGGTTCCCCAACTGACACGCGTAGCAAGCCAGATTGTAGGGGACGGCGAAGAGCAACGGGAGCTTTACCGAGGCGAGCACCGTTTCGCCGGACGGCATGGACCGACACAAGGCGGCGTGGGAGCTGCGCGCGCGGTGGACCTGGCTCATCACGCTCGTCAAGCCCAGTTCAGAAATGATATCGGCGATGACCTGAGTCCCTTTTTCGCCTTTGATGTCGTTATAGAGTTTCCAGCGCGCTCTAATGACTTCGGGGTGGCCGCTGAATTCGGGAGAAATCTTCCGCAATTCCTTGAAAGCCTCCTTCTGGTTTCCCAGTTCGAGCCATCCCTGCGCCGCGAGCAGAAAATGGCGGTCCGGCGGCTGAATTGGTTTCATGGTGAAGTAGCGGATTACCTCAGGAGCGATCTGGCTCCAAAAGCCGAATGGCGGTTTGGGGATTCGTGTTGGCCTGAGTGGACCGAGCGGAAACCGCCTCCCCGAGGATTCGGAATCGCGCCAACTCGGTGAGCTTTTTGGCCCAGTCAATGTCATTCATGCGGCTGTTCGCCGCGGAAAGGTTTTGGTTCAGGACGGAAAGTTGCTCGTTAGACAGGCTTAATCGCTGGAGATTGGTGCAGACGTTGGATTGCATCTCCACCAGATTTTCCAGCGCCTTTCGAATGTTGGCGACGGCTGCGTTGGCGCCACCCGGCGTCGTTACTTCCGTCACGCTGCAGTCGTAAGCGACAGCCATGCTTTGATCGAGACGAGCAGCCGTCCAGTCAATCGCGTTCAATGGCACGCGCGTGCCTGCGGCTTCGTCCCCTACGTTCAGCGTCGCGCCGTTGAAGAGGCCCACCCCATTGAATTTCTTGGTTCCGATGTCGCTGACAAAGTTTTGGAGCTGCGTGAACTCGACCGTGAATCCCGCGCGGTCGGCGTTGCTTCTCGTGGTGTCCTGACAAAGGACGCTCAACTCGTTCATGCGGTCCAGTGCGTTCTGAACCACCCCCAGAAATGCAGCCTGTGTTTGGCTGAACGAGACCGCTTCATCGACATCGCTCCGGTTGGACGCGGCCGGCTCGCGATACCGGGTTTGAGACATGTCCACCAGGAGCGTGTCGGCATCGCCTGAGGATTCGTTCTGACCGGATTTGCGCTTGTGCTGTTTGAAACCGTATGCGGCAGACCGCGGATCTGGCGGCAGACGGGATCCTGCCAGCGAAGCCGTGACTTGCTCACTCATCGGGTACCTCGCTACTTGGCGGACTTATGCCGCTTCGGGATAAAACTCGGATGGCCTTCGGCTCAGGCCCGACGCAATGATATTCGGGTGGGACGTCTCTGCATATTCCCGCGTTTTTCTCTCGATGGCCTTCGACACCACCAAATTCAAACTCCGGGCCAACAGCGATTCGAGCCGCTCTTCCAGTTGGAAGCGCGGCGTCAATGAATCGGCCTCTGCTCCGTTTCCGCTCATCAATCCAGGCCTGATTTCCAGCGGGACGAACTTATCCGCCAGCGGATCGACTTCCGCATCCTTGCCGGAAGGATTCGATTGATCCACTGCCAGAGCAGAGAGGCCCGCGCCATTCAGCTTAATGACCATAAGACAAATCCTTTTGTCTCATCTATCGTCCACTTTGACGGCATCCATGCCGCCGGAAACGTGAGTGTTTCCAATCACTCGGCAACGCATTCGTGTTGCCGCTTAGTCACAAGAGTCGGCAGATTTCACTGCGACTTTAGGGCCTGCTCAAAAATAACTTGGGGTTTTGCTCGCCACAGCCCACAGGGGCGGGGCGCGCTGGCCGGCTGCAGCGTTGCGCGTCGGTCGAGGCCGAAACGGTTCTGTCGCATCCGGCGGTTCCAGCAGGAATTCAACGACTTACTACTACTTTCAGGGTAACCTGACGCGAGGGCGAGATCTGGCGGAGTGTCGATTGGAAACATCGGAAGGCGTCAAGGCCGTGGACGTCGCCTGGGTGTCTCGGCTCCGTCGAGAATCGCAATTGAAGGAAGCGTGCTATCTGATCGCGCCGGAGATTTGTGTGGAAATCGAATCCCCCTCCAACTCGCGCGCGGAGTTGATGGAGCGCGAGCGGCTCTATTTCGAGAAAGGCGCCCAGGAGTTCTGGCTTTGTGATTTGAACGGCCGAATGACCTTCCTCAATCCCGCCGGCGAGATCGCCAGGTCCGGCCTCTGCCCCACCTTTCCCTCCACGGTTTCGCTGGATTGAGGATTCCCGATTTCCCTTCAATTCGGCTTCGGCCACTGGAGATGCTTGTGAAGGAAGTCAAATGTCCCCTTCCCGTTGATCGTGTGCGGACCCACGAACCATTCGAGCTCGCAACGGTCGCCGATGTTCAGCTTCGCTTCGTAAAGGAACCGGACTTTGGCGAATTCGTAACCGACCGTCTCGTCCGGCGCCACGCCGTCGAAATGTCCGCGCTCGACCATGAACGGCCGCGGCGCGATCAGCGCGGCCATCTCCGCGTAATTGAACGTGCTGCCGAGGTCGAACTCGAAAATCTCGTACTCGCCCGTCCAGACGTAGCTGTAAGGGCTGCGGGACGACGCATTCTTCCACACCCATTCGTTGAAGTCGGCGGAACAAATCGACACGCAGTAATCCGTGACCAGCGCCGGCACGCGCATTGCCGTCTTGCCGCCGTAGCTCAATCCGTAAAACGCGATGCGCTTCTCATCCACGTACGGCAGCGTCTTCAGCCAATCGACGATTTGCTGGTGCTGCGGTGTGATGATGGAGAACAACGTTTTCTTGAGCGCGTTCGCCTTGCGCTGAAGCGTCCGGAAACGGTCCGTGAAAATGTAGAGGTTCTGCGGCGCGAACGTGATGAAGCCGCGTTCGGCGAGTTTCGCGGCGAAATCGTGATACGCGGCTTTGTCTCCGGTGACGACATCTTGCGGCCGACCTTCCAACCCGTGCTGGCAGACCACAACCGGGCGGCGCTCGCCGGCCTTCAGATCTTTTGGGAGCAGCAGGATTCCGTAAGCAATCACGTCCGGGAACACATCCAGAACGACCTCGTAACCCGTCCACTTCTCGGTGTCGTACGCCTTCCGAGAGCGAGGATTGAACGGGAGCGGTTTGTCCGCGAAGCGCCCGATGACTTCGTCGTAAAAGAACTGGCGATACGGTTCGGCGGACTTCTCGTATTTCTCCAGCGAGGTGGTATCGAGCTTCTTCATGAACTCGGCGCGGACGTACGGGCTTTCAGTGAGGAGCCACTGATTGTGACGGTCGATCTCGTGCATCTGGCGGGCGAGCCGGGCTTGCGGATCTAAGGTCTTCTGCGAGTCCTTTGGCGTTTCAGCGAGGTTGGCCAGAGAGCCAAGACCCGTCGGTTTGGCGCCCGGCGAAAGGTTGGCGAGAAAGCTCGCAAGTGCCTCCGCGCTACCAGCGGGGCCGGTGCCGTCGCCACTGACGACAAGCTCCATCGGCGGCACTGGCTTCAACTCCTTGATTAAACCTTTCGCACGATCGAACTCGGCCCGAACCTTGTTGAGTTCTGGTGTCACCAGGCGGGCTGGGGCGCCGCCGCCTTTGCCCGGGAGCGTTACCTCCGGTCCTCTGGCCGCCTCAATGATGAGCGGGCGTGGCGCGACCATGGACGCCAGTTCCGCGCCACCGAATTGATCCAGAAGTCCAAATACATTCCGATCAATAGGCTCTTGCCAGATATCGAGCCGATCATCCAAGTAGCCGCTGATACACGCCGCATCGATGCGCGTGTCGAGCGCCGCGGCATACAATGCAATCATTCCACCATCGCCCCATCCTATGATTCCAATTTTTGAATGGGCGATGGGCGATGGGCGATCGGCTGTCGAAGCAGCCTTGGCCGAACGTTCTTTTTCGAGCCAATCGACCGCCGCCAATACCTTCTGAACTTCGTAGCCGGCCAGCCCTCGGCCTAATTCAAAGGCGGATCGGTAAAGGAATTCGCGGTTGCTGAGCGCCATGCCTCGATCGGTATGAGCGACTTTGCGCCGGCCCATTTCGCGATTGATCAATGAGGGCACCAGGACACGGCAGCCGCTTTCCGCCAGACGACGCGCCAACTGGGACTCCGGCGCGACTCCCGCAGCCAGACCGGAGATTTGTTCCGGCGTTTGATCCGCGTCGGGAATGGCGATGAGGTCGATTTGAAGGCGATTCGTGGCCGGCAACAGCCCGTAGCGTTTGAGCAGCGCTGGATCCATCTTGGCGGCGTACGATTCATTTGGTGTCAATAAGAGACCTTCACCGTGGACGTCTCCAAAGGCTGGCCACCGGATGGCATGGACGCCGTACGTCCGACCGCGCGCGATGGGCGTTTCCTGACTTGTCGTCACGACCAGTTCCGGCGCATCGAACGGGACGCGCGGATCGCGCACGCCGAGGATGTGCGCCAACCGCTGGCGATTGGTCTCGATGGAACGGCTGTAAGCCTCGGGCGAAGAAAAATCGCGCTTCCAAAACTTCGTCCGTTTTTCGACCGATTCGTCGAGTTTGCGCAAGAGAAACCGGTCCACGCCCGCGACCAGATTCGACGCGATGTCGTCGGTCATCAGAAGCGGCTGGGTGCCGGGGAGCGGCTCCGGTTTGCTGGCGTCCGCGGCCGAAGCGCAGTTGATAAGGCGGACGATAAAGAGGGCAGCAAAGGTTAGAGGAAGGAGCATCTTCATAAGCGATCCGTCTGGTGAACGGGTTCATTCTAGTGCGGCGAATCCGCAAGGCGAGCGAAAGATGGCTGCGTCGCAAATCCGTTCTTTGCAGAATATCCTTGGGATGAGGATGACGACGAAGAGGAATCTCGAAAGTACGATTGGCAAACCGAGAAACTAATTCCTTGTATTGACCTCGACTGCATGATCGCGCGCGATCACACCGGCTCGTGTTCGGTCAGATAAAGGGTTCGCTGTTCCTTGGCACCTGCTTGCGTCTCTTCGATTTCTTCCAGACAGGTAAACCGATAGCCACTGTCCAGTTTCAAACCAAAATGGGATCCAAGGTTCGCCTTCGGCCACAGTTCAACCGCGCTCGCGCATGTGCGGACAGAACCCTTCGACGATTCAAACCATCCCCGCCAATTTCCGCCCCGCCCAATAGACCGCCAGCAGCGTCAAGATCAGCCCGCCCCACCAAGGATCGCACCACAAGCGGGTGCGCAGTTCGATCAGCTTGGCTTCGGGCAACAGCGAGATGCGCCGCACGAGTTGTTCGAGCGAATCGACCGTGCCACTGGCGCCCTCGGTAATGCCGGTGATCTCGCGCAGGATTTCCAGGTTGATGGGCTGGCCGACTTTCTCGCGTTGCGGCTGGTTGACCAGGATTTCCGTGTCGAGAGTGCGCCCGTGCTTTTCCGCGGCGACGGAGACTTTGTACCGGCCGCCTTCTTGCGGGCTGAAATTGCCTTTGAAGACGCCCCAGCCCCCGTCCAGGGGCCCGAACTCGACCCGCTCGCTGCGGCCGGACGGCGAGGTTATCTTGCCGACGACAGGCCCTTGCTCGATGGGGAATCCGGACGCGTCGAGCACGGTCGTCTGCAGGAAGATCATGTCGCCGGCCTGCGGAGTTTCGGGGCTGTAGCTCAGGCGGATGCCTTCCTTCTCGGCCAGATGCCGTTGGTGCGCCATCCATCGCACCACCTGGCTCCAGAAGCGATAATGAAATTTGTCTTCGACGCCCCGCCGCCAGCGCCACGCGCTGTCGGTGCCCATGAACAAAACTTTCCCGCTGCCGAACGAGCGCGTGACCAGCAGCGGAGTTCGGCCCCAGGAATTCCGCAGCGCGGAATGCACGGCAATCACTTCCGATCCAGGCCGGCTCTTTTCCACCGCGGCCGACCAATAGAAGCCCGGGAGATATCTCCAGATTTCTTCATTGCGATCCGCGTCGGTATCGAATCGCGTCAAGAGATGGCTTTTGCCGACAGTCGAGAGCAGGAGCGCCGATTCGTTTTGCATGCCCGTGCCTTCCGGCCGCGTGGGGTCCAGCACGACGGGCAGCAAATCTTGCAGCGGACTCTTGAGGAGCGTTTGCTGGCGGCCCCGGCGACCGGGGAGAAACACCAGCCCGCTCGCTTGTTGTTCGACCAGGCCTTTGATCAACTCCGCGTCCTTCTCTGTCAGATCGTTCTGTCCGATGCCGACGTCTCCCAGAAAAATTACATCGTAACGCGACAGCGCTTCTTTGGTCCCGGGAAAGGACGGCAGATAATTTCGGCCGCCGCCGGCGCTCATGCCCGGATGGAAGAGAATGCAATTCATCTCCACGCCGGGATCGCGCTCCAGGGCGTTGCGCAAATAACGGTACTCCCAGCGCGGGAGCGAATCGACCACCAGCACCTTGAGCGTCTCCAATCGAACGGCGATGCGGAAGGCTTGTTCGTTGTTCTCGGGCAGCGCTTCATCGGGTTCCCGCGGCAAGTTCAACGTCAAAGTCTTTTCGCCCACCGACCGCGGCGACCAGATAATGGCGTCCTGCAATTCTCCGGATGCCGGAATCGTGATGGGCTTTTTGGTTTCCTCCCGCTTGCCGTCCATCAGCGTGATGACCGTCTTCACTTCGCGGGGAAGAAAGTTTTGGATTCGGAAAGGAATGGAGATCTGTTCGCCAAAAAGTCCGTAGGCCGGCGGCGAAGCGCTGGCCAGCGCGACGTCCGGCACGGGCGCCTCGCGGCCCACGCCGACGGCAAAAACCGGAATGCTTTGATCGCGAAACCGGGTCGCGGCGCCGATCGGAGATTTGCCCAGGTTCCAATCGCCGTCCGTGAGCAGCATCACGGCTTTGAGATTGCGCTGGCGCTGCAAGACGGTTTCGAGCGCGCGGTTCAAGTCGGTGCCTTCTTCGGCTTTTCCGGCGGCCACGTTGGTTTGTGCCGGCGGCGTGGCGAAATTCTCGAGGATGACTTTGGCGTTCTTTTCGAGCGGCTTCCAGTATTCGGTT
This genomic window from Verrucomicrobiota bacterium contains:
- a CDS encoding tetratricopeptide repeat protein — translated: MKPIQPPDRHFLLAAQGWLELGNQKEAFKELRKISPEFSGHPEVIRARWKLYNDIKGEKGTQVIADIISELGLTSVMSQVHRARSSHAALCRSMPSGETVLASVKLPLLFAVPYNLACYACQLGNLKEAWEWLQVAVELCDAQEIRSLALNDTDLEPLWGRIREL
- a CDS encoding Uma2 family endonuclease, encoding MLATAHRGGARWPAAALRVGRGRNGSVASGGSSRNSTTYYYFQGNLTRGRDLAECRLETSEGVKAVDVAWVSRLRRESQLKEACYLIAPEICVEIESPSNSRAELMERERLYFEKGAQEFWLCDLNGRMTFLNPAGEIARSGLCPTFPSTVSLD
- a CDS encoding VWA domain-containing protein, which produces MNRWSFAASLPVLLFGLIAWLASAWLCYSNWNRGGRRRATAWLEGLRFALITLLAFTLLRPEFVRQIQRTESPEVLILTDASGSMKTRDVVLSNSVISRAEWLGRAQKTEYWKPLEKNAKVILENFATPPAQTNVAAGKAEEGTDLNRALETVLQRQRNLKAVMLLTDGDWNLGKSPIGAATRFRDQSIPVFAVGVGREAPVPDVALASASPPAYGLFGEQISIPFRIQNFLPREVKTVITLMDGKREETKKPITIPASGELQDAIIWSPRSVGEKTLTLNLPREPDEALPENNEQAFRIAVRLETLKVLVVDSLPRWEYRYLRNALERDPGVEMNCILFHPGMSAGGGRNYLPSFPGTKEALSRYDVIFLGDVGIGQNDLTEKDAELIKGLVEQQASGLVFLPGRRGRQQTLLKSPLQDLLPVVLDPTRPEGTGMQNESALLLSTVGKSHLLTRFDTDADRNEEIWRYLPGFYWSAAVEKSRPGSEVIAVHSALRNSWGRTPLLVTRSFGSGKVLFMGTDSAWRWRRGVEDKFHYRFWSQVVRWMAHQRHLAEKEGIRLSYSPETPQAGDMIFLQTTVLDASGFPIEQGPVVGKITSPSGRSERVEFGPLDGGWGVFKGNFSPQEGGRYKVSVAAEKHGRTLDTEILVNQPQREKVGQPINLEILREITGITEGASGTVDSLEQLVRRISLLPEAKLIELRTRLWCDPWWGGLILTLLAVYWAGRKLAGMV